CGGCAAGTGTAAACGAAGTGGTTGATCAAAAATTAGTTAATCCAAAGTTTATGTTGTTTGACCAAAAGATTACCGTACCAGTTGATACTTGGATAAAAAATAGTTTAACAGAAACGACTCGTGATAGTCGTATGTATCCTGCAACGTTTCATAATTACACTGCAGGAATGAGCAACAGCCCGATTGCCAATGCAGTAGATATTCGCTTGTATGATGGCGCAATGAATATTAACTTTCCATTGCCGGTGTTAATGAGACCAGCTCGAGAACTGGATGCTATTTTTGTTTGTGATTCAGGTGTTGATTTAGCTTCGTTACGAAGCGCAGAGTTGCATTTTAAAAGAAATGGACAAAAATTCCCAAATATCAGCAAAGTGACGAAAAAGATCTTAGCTGCAAGTCCGTTGACGGTATTAAATGACCCGCGTAAAGAAGGGTATGATAAAGATATCGTAACAATTTTCTATTGTCCGTTTGTTAAAAATACCGGGTACTTAGCAGATTTTGATCCTGAAGTTTGTATGAGCAAGGGTGAATGCGCAACATTTAATTTTAAATATGAAGCACAACAATCAGATCGAGTTGTAGAATTAATGCGTTATAATGTTAAGCAGATTCAACCAGAGATTAAAGAAGTCTTACAAGCTTTACAAGTTGCTAAAACTGGAATTAAATTACCAGTTGCACCATTAATAAAAGAGGCCTTGCAGCAAGCACAGGCTGCTGTAGCGTAGAAATAAAACTCTTTATAATAAAAAGAAGCGGAATGTACTTAGTTGTACGTTTCGCTTCTTTTATTATAAAGGCAGCGTATAAAAATACCCTCCACCATTTGTCGTAATATGTAGGTGTGCTAGAATAAGTATAAGATATAAGTTTTACGTAACCATATCTTCTTAAACGTAGCTCCTTTTTTAGCGGCAGATCTTTTTATAAGGTCTGCCGTTTTTGCGTTGTAATTTTTTGCGTAGCATGTACCAATGATTGAATCTTCATAAAAAAGATGATTAGGTTGGCTGGCCTTATAATTACCGTAGCTCATCAGACCGAAGGGCGCGCATTAAAAATTATTATAAATATAACGTTATTTTTTATAATAATTTAAAAAATAATTTTAATTGCCTTGAATTTTATAATTCAATCTGAAAATATTTATAGTAAAAACTATTGATATTAATGATTTGTTTTTGGTATTGTAGATTTTAAATGAAACGTTAAAAAAATGCATTTAAAAAAAGGATATTATGAAAAATTTAAATTTTAACCATTTATTGATGGTATTAATAGTTTCAACATCAAGTATATCTGCATCATCAGGAGTTGAGCAAACTAACTCTGTAGAAAACTTAAATCAAGATAAAGCACAATTCATGGCTCAAATGGATCTTGCTATGAGCAAATTTAATGCTATGAAACGTGAAGAACGTGCTAAATATAGGTCTGAAAAACCATATAGCATCGAAATGGATAATAAAAAAATGCAAGTTGGAAAAATTAACTTTAATTCAAAAAATAGTAAAAAATCAGTTCCAAATAAAAATTTACCAAAATCGTCAGCTTTAGTTGAATCATCGACAGTGTTATCAGTGGATGAAACTCCTAATGCATCTTAATATTGTTATGGATAAACTTGATAATATAAAAAATTAAGAAGTTGCGAAAGATATATGTAACAAGAGCATCAATACATTGAGTGAAGGTTTATATTTTCTTTATAAAGTAAATACATAGCCTTAAAGTTTTTAATTAGTTTTAAATTGTTAACAGCAGAAACAAATTGGCGTAAAGCTAAAAAAGTTTCTGCTGTTTTTTATTTTTGATATTCCTTAATTTAATTGTGTAATATTAAAAATAAATTTTTGATCAGTGCTGTTTATCTACTTGCGTACATAGGTTATCATCTTGGAAGATGTATTTTTGTAAAAAAATACTATATTTTTACATGATTACTCAATTCTACATTGACGTATGAAATGTCTATGCTGTGTGAACCAAATTTAAAAATTAAGATACAGGCCGGCTTACGATATCGGTTTGCTCATTTCAAGAAAAATTGACGGCGGTAACTTTACGCTTTTTCATCTAAAAAAGAGTGCATCAAGCCCACCGGCCAGCAAATTTCAGGAGTTTTCGTAGAAAGCGTAGGGTGAAACTTTAGAGTGAAAATTTGATTAACTCAACTCATAATAAAATTGGCAGAATTTTTATTTCCCTATCCCAGAATGGTGTAGGGCTCAAGAAATAGTTTATGAACTATAAAAAATGATGAATAAGTAGTACGCATACTTAATTTATACAAAACACCTTCCACCATTTGTAGTAATATGTAGGCATGATAGAATAAGTATAAGATATAAGTTTTACGTAACCGTATCTTCTTAAACATAGCTCCTTTTTTAGCGGCAGATCTTTTTATAGGGTCTGCCGTTTTTGCTTTATAATTCTGTGTTGAGCATGTACAAACGATAAAGTTATTCATAAAAAACCGAATAATGCCTACAGACTTTTTTGTTCTTCTCGTCCGTCAGCGCGCAGGGTCTATTTTGTAAAAAGTAGAAAGCATAGTTTTTGCATTGGCAATCTATTTGTTTTGCATTATAAAAAGAGCGAATTAGGCTGGCTTAGCCTATCAGGGCCCAGCAGGCGTTTCTGTAAAATAGAAAGTATCGTTTTTGTATAGGTTCTGTTTTGAATTTTTTAAAAAAGCGGATCAGGCCCGCCGGCTTCTCAATTCCCGTAGCTCATCAGAGCGAAGTGCACGCATTAAAAAATTATTATAAAAATAGCCATTATTTTGCACTGTAAACTTCTATAAAAACTTTTAATGTAATTTTGTTAAAATCCTATAAGAAATTAATATTAAAATGACGCTATTTTTTTATAAAATTTAAGGATAATTTTCAAAAAACAAGGTGAGAATATCCTTTACCTAAAGCATTTTAATGCATATTGAAAATATTTAACTGTAAACTGTTGATAGCAGTGAGATTATTCTGTTATGATAAATTCAAGTTAGAAGTTAAAAAGTAAAAAGATACAGTTAAAAAACAAAAAAGGAGAATGTTATGAAAAATACAAATTTCAACCGTCTATTGATGGTATTAATGATGTCAGCGTCAGTTGCATCAGCACGTGTTGCACAAGTTCAAGAAGTTACAGTTACTGAAACTTCATCGCCAGTAGTATCTAAAAAATTATATCCTCTTGGACTTGAAAGTCATTATCAAATCGAAGAAATTGACAATGGTCCAGAATACGTAATTACTGAAGTAGATAAAGCTCATTATCGTGAAGAAGCTGCTCCTGTTGATTTTACAATTGAAGCTCCTTCAGCTGTAAGAGTTGGTGAAAATCCTAATGCACCTTTAATGGGTCAAATTGATGTTGCTATGGATAAACTAAAAAATATGAAACGTATTGAAGATGCTAAAGATTTATCACTAGTGGTATTTGAGCTAGAAATGGCTAATCACGAAATCCAATCTTTACCTATTCTTGAAGGTAATCCTAAAGAATATGACAGAGCTGTAATTCGCGCTGAAAAAAGATTGCGTGCAGCTGAACATGCGTACCGTAAAGCTACTCATGGTTCACGTTCAAAAAACTAATAATCGCTTGTAGATTATAATAATTAAAGGCGGCTCAAGAATTAATTTTCTTGAGCCGCCTTTTTTTGTGAATTTTTTATAAGAGGTAACTATTTTTGGCTTTTGCCTAATATTAATTTGTCAATTTCTTGATGTTGGCAAATGTCGTAGACCTGAAATAAAAGATCAGGTGATACAGGATAATAACGTTGAAACCGCGGTTGTTTTCCAAAACTTTTTAAGCTTCGAGTTGCCCCATAAAAACATTCTGTTTTGTCATACGGTTTATTATCGTGATGTGATAAACCTAAAGCAATAGCTGATTCTATAAGTTGTTCTGTTTGTGCGTCAGTAATTTTATGAAAAGGTTTTTTTGCTTTATTGTGTTGTCGTATTTGATGCATTGTTTTTGCGTATTGAGCATAATCATTTGCAGCGTGACTGTCGTGAGCTTGTTGTGCTAATTGAGCAAGAGGAATATGATTATCGCAGCTTTGTATTGCCGTAGAAAGTAATAGGGTAAACCCTGCCAAAATTATATTTTTTGATGGTAATTTCATAAGAGTGGAATCCTTGTAGAAGGTTGAACTGATGATTGTTTTACTTATAATTTATTATAAAAACAGAGAACTGTAAAATGGTGATGGGAGTAATCACTGCATGTGGTAAGAATGTATAGTATGCAACAGGTCTCTTGTATTGCATGAGTTTACATGTATGGTCAGAGAAAATAAAAACTATATTTTTAAAAAATTGGATGAGGCTGCGTGAACCACATGTACATGTGGTTAAAAAACTAGTTTCCGGAGATTTTGTGATAACAAAATCGTAGGCAGTTTTTACTTTTGATAAATTTTCAAAAGTTATGGCACGCCGGTGTCCCATTTCTCGTAGTTTGAGCATACAACGCAGGGCTCTAAAAAAATATATGCTTAATTATTTGTATGTACACCTTGTTTTTTAACCATGGAAGTGCAATTTTAACTATATATTTCGACCATGAATCGGCATTTTATGTATAGCTTTTTAACCATGAACTTAATTAAAACGTTTATGATAAAAGCATTTTATAAAAATAATTATTTATTGATGTTATTAATATGGAAAACAGGCAAAAATATGATAATTTTTTATTAAGACGACATGGCATTTTATTACAAAAAAATCGTAGAAATGCTTTAAGTTATTTCGCAGAATACAAGCAGTGCAATTTTGTTGTATTTTTATAAAAAGCAAATCAGGGCAGCTGCCCTCAAGTTTCCCCGAAATTGCATAGTAATTAAATAGAAATAGTTGAAACTTTTTTTGAGTTTATGAATTACATTGTATTATTCTTCTGTTAAAGCGTATCAGGCTCGCGTCCTGAAATTTCCCGTAAATTGCACAGCAATTGTAGGGTGTATTTTTTGTCATCTCTTATATACTTATATACGTACCCCTATTTTTCTTTAGTAACCAAAGGTTTTTATGCAACAATCTATGATTCAAGGCAAAAAATATTTGTGGAAACTCCCACAGACCGATCATGATATTGTCATGAAAATCGCTGCTGACTATAATTTATCATTCCCGCTAGCACAAACATTAGTTGCACGTGGTTTTATCGAAAAAGAGCAGCTGCAAGACTTTATCTTAGTTTCTAAAGAAAAAAGTGTTCATGACCCAGCGCTTATGAAAGATGCAAAAAAAGCTGTTGATCGATTAATTACAGCAATTGAACTACAAGAAAAAATTCTTATTTTTGGCGACTATGACGTTGATGGTATTACTTCATCATCGCTGGTCATGATTGCTATGCAGCCACTTGGTGCTCAGATTAACTTTTTCTTACCAAATCGTGCTCGTGATGGGTATGGGTTATCGGTAAAAATTGTTGAACGTGCTGCAGAAAATGGGTACAAAATTATTATGACGGTGGATAACGGAACAACAGCCTTTGCTGCAACTGCGCGAGCAAAAGAACTTGGTATCGACGTTATTATCACCGATCATCACCGTCCGCATGGACATATTCCAGAAGTATTTGCGTTAGTTAACCCGCATCAAGAAGATTGCAACTATCCGTATAAATATTTTGCAGGCGTTGGTGTTGCATTCAAACTGATGTCGCTGTTGTACCAAGAAAAAAAATTAGAACTACCAACCAAAGTGATTGAACTGTTACTGCTTGGTACCGTTGCTGACGTTGTGCCATTGACCGGCGAAAATCGGTATTGGGTTCGGTATGGACTTGCCCACATCAACAAGCACGAAAGTTATGCAATTAAAGTCTTAAAAGACAACAATAAATTTGTAAAACCGATGATCGGTTCGCTTGATATTGGGTTTACGATTACCCCACAAATTAACGCGCTTGGCCGTCTTGATGATCCAAGACAAGGAGTTAAGTTTTTAATTGGTGGCGATGAGCCAGAAACTGACCGTATTGGTAAAGTTTTATGGCAATTAAACCAAGCTCGCAAAGACATTGAGTTAGATATTTTTCAGGAAGTAAAAGCAAAGATCGAATCGAATGCAATTGATTTGAGCAAAGAAAATATCATCATTGCTGCAAGTGCTAACTGGCAGACTGGGGTTATTGGATTAGTTGCATCACGATTAGTTAGCGCGTACGGTAAGCCAACCTTGCTGTTTCACTTAACCAAAGATGGTGTTGCAAAAGGTTCATGCCGGTCGATTCCTGAATTTTCTATTTTTGATGGGCTGGTTGAAAGTGGGCATCTGTTAGAGTCGTTTGGTGGGCATGCTCAAGCAGCAGGGCTTGCAATTAAAGTTGAGCATTTACCACAATTAAAAGAAAATTTAGAAAAAAAGATAGCCGCAGAATTAACAGAATTAGACTTAGTACAAAAATTACGCATCGATGCTTACGCAAAACTGCCAGATTTTTCTAATAAATTTATTGCAGACATGGCACATCTTGAACCATTTGGTCACCAAAATTCACAGCCATATTTTTATATTAAAGATGTTGTGCTCGTACAACGCCCAACACTCATGAAAGATTTACATATTAAATGTGTGGTCTTTGCTGATGGCGTCATTAAATCGCTCATATTTTTTAACCGACCAGAGCTGTTTGAAGCGTTGGTTATGCAAGGTGATGAGACGTTTGATATCGTTGCGCAAGTCATGCAAAATTATTGGAATGGCAAATGCACGGTAGAGTTACAGGGTGTTGATATTGCGCGGTTACGACAAATTGAGGAAAATTTATAATGATTATTACGCTTGATGGCCCATGTGGCAGTGGTAAGTCAACCCTTGCCCAATTATTAGCAAAACGACTTGGTTTTTTTTATATCAATAGCGGTTACTTATACCGATCCGTCGCATACGTTTTAGTCAAAGATTTTGGGTATGACTATCAACAGTTACAAGCACCAGATGTTGATCATATTCATACCATCTTGCACGCAGACCACTTTGTATATCAATACGCTGACGGTATTGCACGAGTTTATTTTAAAAATATCGAAATTACTCATCACTTAAAAGCAAGTACTGTATCGGATCATGCTTCATTAATTTCATCGCATCTGCATGTTCGGCACATTATTGTTGCAACACAAAGAAGACTTGGATCGATGCATCATCTGATTACCGATGGACGTGATGGTGGTACAGAAATTTACCCTCAAGCAGATTTTAAGTTTTATGTGATTGCGGATGATGCAATTCGTGCACAGCGCTTACAAAACGATGCAGCACGAATCGGAACAGTTTTAACTTTTGAGCAAGCTTTGCAGATGACGCAGATGCGTGACCAACGAGATATGAATCGTTTAATTTCCCCATTAAAAAAAGCTCATGATGCAATTGTGATCGATACGTCATTACAATCTGTTCATAAGACCTTAGATGCAATGATACAGATCATTCAAAAATCTTCTCGTTCTGTTGAGTATCAAAATTTTTTAAGAAATTAGATACATTTTAGGTTAAGTGAATCAAATTTTCACTCTCAAGTTTAGTCCTACAAAACTCCGAGAATTTGATGGCCGGTGGACCAGATACACTTTTTTTAAAAACTAAAAAAGCGTACAGTGGCCGCGGCCACTCATATGTTATGACCAGGTAACTTTGTATTAATTTTTCTATAAAAACATGATGAGCCTTTTATCGTAAAAGATAAAGGGCTTATCTGCATAGTACTCCATTGCTTTGCGTATCACTATTTTAAAAAATAAAAAATATTGGGTGAGAAAAGCTTTATTTTTAAAAAAAAGAATATAGGATTCAATGCACATTCAGGAGATGTTTTTAATAAACCAATTATAAGGAGTTAGTATGATTCATACTATGATAAAAAATCGCTCGAGAATTCGAACGATTTTTTTTGCTATCGGATTGCTTTTTTCAAGCGCAATCATGCCGTCATCAACTGTCGGTAAGCTTGATACAGTAGATAATGGAGGCACTGGGTACGGTACAGCAACACAGGCTGATGCTCTTGGTTATATTGTTACCGATGTTGGCAGTTCAACAACAGATCTTTGTTGGGGTTCAGCAGTGCAGCCCGATGGTAAGACGGTGACCGTTGGCCAAAGTGGAACTTCTATGGCTATGACTCGTTATAATATTAATGGTACGTTAGATACAACATTTGGTACAGGTGGAAAAGTTACGGTTGACTCATTTACAGGAACAACAAATCCAATCGCGAATGCTGTCACTGTATTACCAAATGGTAAAATTGTTGTAGTTGGGACATGTACTATTACAGCTACAACTAAATCAGGGTATTTCGTTGCTCAATTTACGCCAGCGGGTGTTCTTGATACGACATTTGCTAGTGGAAATGGTTTTGTAGCAAGAAACGTTATTATTAATGGTACAACAAACTCATCAACTGATATTGCCAATACAGTTACGGTTGATACTGTAGGAAATATCTATGTCATTGGTACAAGTAATCAAACTGCTTCGACTCAATCTGGCGGTATAAATATTTTTGCTGCAAGTTACACATCGGCAGGGATATTACGAACAACTACTTATAATAGTGGAGCTGCTGTTGGCCCAGGAAGCGGATCTTTTATAGGTGTAACAACTGCAGGTATTGGATTAATATCTACGGTTGGAGCATCTCCAGGAAGTATTCTTGCAGGGTATGGTGCACGAATTGATAGTTCGGGAAGACTTGTTGTTGTTGGTTCTGCTGCAACAAATACGCAAATGCTTATTGCTCGATTTACAACAGCAGGTATTTTAGATACTACCTTTG
This genomic interval from Candidatus Chromulinivorax destructor contains the following:
- the recJ gene encoding single-stranded-DNA-specific exonuclease RecJ; translated protein: MQQSMIQGKKYLWKLPQTDHDIVMKIAADYNLSFPLAQTLVARGFIEKEQLQDFILVSKEKSVHDPALMKDAKKAVDRLITAIELQEKILIFGDYDVDGITSSSLVMIAMQPLGAQINFFLPNRARDGYGLSVKIVERAAENGYKIIMTVDNGTTAFAATARAKELGIDVIITDHHRPHGHIPEVFALVNPHQEDCNYPYKYFAGVGVAFKLMSLLYQEKKLELPTKVIELLLLGTVADVVPLTGENRYWVRYGLAHINKHESYAIKVLKDNNKFVKPMIGSLDIGFTITPQINALGRLDDPRQGVKFLIGGDEPETDRIGKVLWQLNQARKDIELDIFQEVKAKIESNAIDLSKENIIIAASANWQTGVIGLVASRLVSAYGKPTLLFHLTKDGVAKGSCRSIPEFSIFDGLVESGHLLESFGGHAQAAGLAIKVEHLPQLKENLEKKIAAELTELDLVQKLRIDAYAKLPDFSNKFIADMAHLEPFGHQNSQPYFYIKDVVLVQRPTLMKDLHIKCVVFADGVIKSLIFFNRPELFEALVMQGDETFDIVAQVMQNYWNGKCTVELQGVDIARLRQIEENL
- the cmk gene encoding (d)CMP kinase, which translates into the protein MIITLDGPCGSGKSTLAQLLAKRLGFFYINSGYLYRSVAYVLVKDFGYDYQQLQAPDVDHIHTILHADHFVYQYADGIARVYFKNIEITHHLKASTVSDHASLISSHLHVRHIIVATQRRLGSMHHLITDGRDGGTEIYPQADFKFYVIADDAIRAQRLQNDAARIGTVLTFEQALQMTQMRDQRDMNRLISPLKKAHDAIVIDTSLQSVHKTLDAMIQIIQKSSRSVEYQNFLRN